A single window of Paroedura picta isolate Pp20150507F chromosome 8, Ppicta_v3.0, whole genome shotgun sequence DNA harbors:
- the FFAR4 gene encoding free fatty acid receptor 4: MPGAWAVSTANGTPFPFFSEFKGADRVALTALETAALALIFLLALAANAGGIVLLARRRRSRLRASACLVLNLFCADVLFIGAIPVILVVRWTESWTLGHAACHLLFYAMSLSGSVTILSLAAVGLERVVSIVRLRPLQPCRARVVAAVLVLIWGFSALATLPLCLFFTVVPLRDRDQEAFICTLMWPSTAGEIAWDVCFTVVVFLIPGLVIVISYSKILQITKESRQRLHASMAYSKRNHIQVSRQDFRLLRTLFVLMISFFVMWSPIIITILLILVQKFYPDVAILPSVFFWIMAFTFANSVVNPVLYNVVHFRRQWRRALSCCPSPSGRKETTTDITPRHGNHGPLTVSVISR, encoded by the exons ATGCCCGGGGCCTGGGCTGTGTCGACGGCGAACggcacccccttccccttcttctcggAGTTCAAGGGCGCCGACCGCGTGGCGCTCACGGCCCTGGAGACGGCGGCGCTGGCGCTGATCTTCCTGCTGGCCTTGGCGGCCAACGCGGGCGGCATCGTGCTCCTGGCGCGCCGTCGGAGGAGCCGCCTGCGCGCCTCGGCCTGCCTGGTGCTCAACCTCTTCTGCGCCGACGTGCTCTTCATCGGCGCCATCCCCGTCATCCTGGTGGTGCGCTGGACCGAGAGCTGGACGCTGGGCCACGCCGCCTGCCACCTCCTCTTCTACGCCATGAGCCTCAGCGGCAGCGTCACCATCCTCTCGCTGGCCGCCGTCGGCCTGGAGCGCGTGGTCAGCATCGTGCGCCTCCGGCCCCTGCAGCCCTGCCGCGCCCGCGTGGTGGCCGCCGTGCTGGTGCTCATCTGGGGCTTCTCGGCGCTGGCCACCCTGCCGCTCTGCCTCTTCTTCACCGTCGTGCCCCTGCGAGACAGGGACCAG GAAGCATTCATTTGCACCCTGATGTGGCCCAGCACTGCAGGAGAAATTGCTTGGGATGTCTGCTTTACGGTTGTAGTCTTCCTGATACCAGGACTGGTCATCGTAATCAGTTACTCAAAGATTTTACAG ATTACGAAAGAATCGAGGCAGCGTCTCCACGCCAGCATGGCCTATTCAAAGAGAAATCACATCCAAGTTTCCCGACAAGACTTCCGACTGCTGCGGACCCTCTTTGTGCTGATGATCTCTTTCTTTGTCATGTGGAGCCCAATAATCATCACCATTCTCCTCATTTTGGTACAGAAGTTTTATCCCGATGTGGCCATTTTGCCTTCTGTTTTCTTCTGGATCATGGCCTTCACATTCGCCAATTCAGTGGTTAACCCTGTTTTATACAACGTAGTCCACTTCAGGCGTCAGTGGAGGCGAGCCCTTTCCTGTTGCCCGAGTCCCTCGGGAAGAAAAGAGACTACAACAGACATAACTCCCAGGCACGGCAATCATGGACCTCTTACTGTGTCTGTCATTTCCAGATAG
- the RBP4 gene encoding retinol-binding protein 4 has translation MAHARGVLAWLVLVALGLLDSRCQAERDCRVSSFKVQPNFDKHQYAGTWYAMAKKDPEGLFLQDNIVAEFFVNEQDKMQARAVGRVRLFGQWDICADMTGSFNETEDPAKFKMKYWGIAAYLERGNDDHWVVATDYVTYALHYSCRVLNEDGTCADSYSFVFSRDLQGLTPEAQRIVRQKQKELCLERQYRVIVHNGFCDSAIYGTT, from the exons ATGGCTCATGCCAGGGGAGTCCTTGCCTGGCTGGTACTGGTGGCTTTGGGGTTGCTGGACAGCAGATGCCAAGCAGAACGGGACTGCCGCGTGAGCAGCTTCAAAGTCCAACCAAACTTTGACAAACACCAG tATGCTGGTACATGGTATGCCATGGCCAAGAAAGATCCGGAAGGATTGTTTCTTCAAGACAACATAGTAGCCGAGTTTTTTGTTAATGAACAAGACAAGATGCAGGCAAGGGCGGTGGGCAGAGTGCGGCTTTTCGG TCAGTGGGATATATGTGCTGACATGACTGGCTCTTTCAATGAGACCGAGGATCCTGCCAAGTTCAAGATGAAATATTGGGGTATTGCAGCCTATCTTGAGAGAGGAA ATGATGATCACTGGGTAGTGGCCACAGATTATGTTACATACGCTCTGCACTACAGCTGCCGGGTACTCAATGAGGATGGCACGTGTGCCGATAGCTACTCTTTCGTCTTCTCCCGGGACTTGCAGGGGCTGACTCCAGAAGCACAAAGAATTGTCCGACAGAAGCAGAAGGAGCTCTGCTTAGAACGACAATACAGGGTTATTGTTCATAATG GATTCTGTGACAGCGCTATCTATGGAACAACCTAA